Proteins co-encoded in one Syntrophorhabdaceae bacterium genomic window:
- a CDS encoding transglycosylase SLT domain-containing protein, whose protein sequence is MKRYVLIVLVMFVLAGCATNTRVSTGNSQYAGDSAAFYNTNPPEPARNAETGASRKTASVAKKDADTIREDYLYRKDNGVMSEDDDIAALLGYDYAHDFDIPIVFNDAVKYNIRWFTGEKRKVFGNWLKRAKQYVPVIKEILRKNGMPEDLVYLAMIESGFNPKAYSTAKASGPWQFIYATGERYGLKVNYWIDERRDPEKSTVAAAKYLRDLFNQFGCWYLAAAGYNAGERRIEKAIEKHNTNDFWELVKYNTLPKETREYIPRLIAAAIIAKDPEKFGFGSMTYDQPVQFTEFKVPGGTPLSAVAKAASLDVASVKSYNPEIIRGITPPSLQLYTVKLPASLDEEEFADNLETAMNGQKKIKSLVTYKVKRKDTIAKIARRYGVRSEDIYLVNSFDDELKVKPGARIQIPRYIGPTKEKRAIAKKTVKTTVASQSETHAKQTETAQQTKQKVYHVVKKGETLGSISDKYGIEVASLKSMNNLKNDKVYPNMKLKLASYS, encoded by the coding sequence ATGAAAAGATACGTTTTGATAGTCCTGGTTATGTTCGTCCTTGCCGGTTGTGCGACAAATACGCGCGTGTCAACGGGCAACAGTCAATATGCGGGTGACAGCGCAGCCTTTTACAACACAAATCCTCCGGAACCAGCCAGGAATGCGGAAACCGGAGCCTCCAGGAAAACCGCGTCTGTTGCAAAAAAGGATGCAGACACTATCAGGGAGGATTATCTATACAGAAAAGATAATGGGGTGATGAGCGAAGACGATGATATCGCCGCACTCCTGGGATATGATTATGCTCATGATTTTGACATCCCTATCGTATTTAATGATGCTGTGAAATACAACATACGGTGGTTTACCGGGGAAAAGAGAAAGGTCTTCGGAAACTGGCTCAAGAGAGCCAAACAGTATGTGCCCGTTATCAAGGAGATCCTGAGGAAGAACGGGATGCCGGAGGACCTTGTTTATCTTGCAATGATCGAAAGCGGTTTCAATCCAAAGGCATATTCAACGGCAAAGGCATCAGGACCCTGGCAATTTATCTATGCCACCGGCGAACGGTATGGCCTGAAAGTAAATTACTGGATTGACGAAAGAAGAGACCCGGAGAAATCAACGGTCGCTGCTGCGAAGTATCTGCGGGACCTTTTTAACCAGTTCGGTTGCTGGTATCTTGCTGCTGCAGGCTATAATGCGGGTGAAAGACGGATTGAAAAAGCGATAGAAAAGCATAATACGAACGACTTCTGGGAACTCGTGAAATACAATACCCTCCCAAAGGAGACCCGTGAATACATACCGAGACTTATAGCAGCGGCGATCATTGCGAAAGACCCTGAGAAATTTGGTTTTGGTAGCATGACCTACGACCAGCCGGTGCAGTTTACAGAGTTTAAAGTACCTGGAGGAACACCGCTTTCTGCTGTCGCAAAGGCCGCATCGCTGGATGTAGCCAGCGTTAAATCATATAACCCTGAGATTATCCGCGGTATAACACCTCCGAGCCTTCAACTCTACACGGTCAAATTACCTGCATCTTTGGATGAGGAAGAGTTTGCCGACAACCTTGAGACAGCGATGAACGGCCAGAAGAAGATTAAAAGCCTTGTCACATACAAGGTTAAAAGGAAGGACACCATCGCGAAGATTGCCCGGAGATATGGCGTAAGGAGCGAGGATATATACTTAGTTAACAGTTTTGACGATGAGCTGAAAGTAAAACCCGGGGCGAGAATACAGATCCCGAGGTACATAGGCCCGACAAAGGAAAAGAGAGCGATTGCGAAAAAGACTGTTAAAACAACTGTTGCGTCACAATCTGAAACACATGCAAAACAAACCGAGACGGCACAGCAGACAAAACAAAAGGTTTACCACGTAGTCAAAAAGGGTGAGACCCTCGGGTCCATCTCCGATAAATACGGCATCGAAGTCGCGAGCCTCAAATCAATGAACAACCTGAAGAATGATAAGGTCTACCCTAATATGAAACTGAAGCTTGCCAGTTACTCA
- the fmt gene encoding methionyl-tRNA formyltransferase: protein MKIVFFGSSAFSVPPLKSIREHVTCIVTKRSKPKGRGYLLDDNEVKKTALELGLPLIEINSFRDEEAQKIKDYNPELFVVASFGLIVPRWVLDLPAIGPVNVHPSLLPLYRGPSPMQWAILNGDEETGITLIIMNEKMDEGRIMYQERVSIKKGENMIDLSDRLSARVAEILPEIVDRIGMQGMMEGTDQRHEDATYTPIITKEMGRIDWSKSAIEIERQVRAFVLWPTAYTFLDGRMMKIFDAEAEEITREGTGRGVVAEITKEGFFVKTPKGLLKVREVQLENKKRMRAYDFAQGYRGLVGKVLR, encoded by the coding sequence ATGAAGATCGTCTTTTTCGGGTCCTCGGCCTTTTCCGTACCTCCTCTGAAATCAATTCGCGAACACGTTACCTGCATTGTCACAAAAAGATCCAAGCCCAAGGGCAGGGGATACCTCCTTGATGATAATGAGGTGAAGAAGACTGCCCTGGAACTGGGTTTGCCCCTCATAGAGATAAACTCCTTCAGGGATGAAGAGGCCCAGAAGATAAAAGACTACAACCCCGAACTCTTTGTTGTTGCGTCCTTCGGGTTGATCGTCCCACGGTGGGTCCTTGATCTGCCGGCAATAGGACCCGTCAATGTCCATCCGTCACTCCTTCCGCTATACCGGGGGCCCTCTCCGATGCAGTGGGCTATCCTGAACGGTGATGAAGAGACCGGTATCACGCTCATCATCATGAACGAGAAGATGGATGAAGGCAGGATCATGTACCAGGAACGCGTGTCAATAAAAAAAGGCGAGAACATGATCGATCTCTCGGACAGACTTTCTGCGAGGGTGGCAGAGATCCTCCCGGAGATCGTTGACCGTATCGGCATGCAGGGAATGATGGAGGGGACCGATCAGAGGCACGAAGACGCAACCTACACGCCTATTATTACCAAGGAGATGGGCAGGATCGATTGGTCAAAAAGCGCCATAGAGATCGAACGGCAGGTCAGGGCCTTTGTCCTCTGGCCTACAGCGTATACGTTTCTCGATGGCCGGATGATGAAGATCTTTGACGCAGAGGCCGAAGAGATAACGCGGGAAGGAACCGGACGGGGTGTTGTCGCGGAAATAACAAAGGAAGGTTTTTTTGTTAAAACCCCGAAAGGGCTCCTGAAGGTCCGGGAAGTACAACTGGAGAACAAGAAGCGCATGAGGGCCTATGATTTTGCGCAAGGGTACAGGGGGCTGGTCGGGAAGGTACTAAGATAG